One window of bacterium genomic DNA carries:
- a CDS encoding tetratricopeptide repeat protein, which yields MNQIVGKFPFLGQNSIYSQALGHYEQGNFEQAIEGFSRIISQPKKAGIFHTFSLFYLKESYLHLGFAYEHLGMYDKAVEHLAAAARISGNYADIHYHLGQCLCSLGEFDRAEQELRRALEINPRYTAAISLLGFTYVKLRRLNEAAECYRKALEINPRYADFYYLLGSIHGLAHRFNAAMKEFQKALEVNPHYREARIKMALIEECSLSDRGGELRKTDCNQKLLEEFSRVFAAPPIDVSRPLLGPSVQLTEGDDIISNTILFYEKAVLVNPNYADLHYQLGMYYAKKGLHQRAIETFLKSLKINPGYVQAMISLALTYLKAGEIDQSISMILKAIAAQPHYPDLHYYLGTLYAEKGNMPDAVGEFEKALAINPDYPECRAALAMAYEKQGKKEQAALHWNLYLKGHIHTEGEEEMQRYIGRNLAGAGE from the coding sequence ATGAACCAGATCGTTGGCAAGTTCCCGTTTCTTGGCCAGAATAGCATCTATTCTCAAGCCCTCGGGCATTATGAGCAGGGAAATTTCGAACAGGCTATCGAGGGATTCAGCAGAATCATTTCCCAGCCTAAAAAAGCAGGTATTTTCCATACCTTTTCTCTCTTTTATCTGAAGGAATCCTATCTGCACCTGGGGTTTGCATACGAGCACCTGGGGATGTACGACAAGGCAGTGGAGCATTTGGCTGCTGCCGCGCGGATCAGCGGCAACTACGCGGACATTCACTACCATCTGGGACAGTGCTTGTGCTCTCTTGGGGAATTTGACCGGGCGGAACAGGAGCTTCGCAGGGCGCTGGAAATCAATCCCCGCTATACGGCGGCTATTTCCCTTCTGGGATTTACCTATGTTAAGCTCCGCCGCCTGAACGAGGCCGCGGAATGCTACCGGAAAGCCCTGGAAATTAATCCCCGCTATGCTGATTTCTACTACCTGCTTGGTTCGATTCATGGTCTTGCCCACCGGTTCAATGCAGCCATGAAGGAATTCCAGAAGGCGCTCGAAGTTAATCCTCATTACCGGGAAGCCAGGATAAAAATGGCCCTTATCGAGGAATGCTCCCTGTCTGACCGGGGCGGCGAGCTTCGGAAGACCGACTGCAATCAGAAATTACTCGAAGAATTTTCAAGGGTTTTTGCCGCTCCACCAATTGATGTCTCTCGGCCTCTTCTTGGCCCGTCGGTTCAACTGACTGAAGGCGACGACATTATCTCCAATACCATCCTGTTTTACGAAAAGGCCGTACTGGTAAATCCAAACTATGCAGACCTTCACTATCAGCTTGGGATGTATTACGCTAAAAAGGGTCTCCATCAGCGGGCTATCGAAACCTTTCTCAAATCTCTCAAGATCAATCCCGGCTATGTCCAGGCGATGATCAGCCTGGCCCTGACTTACCTGAAAGCGGGAGAGATCGATCAGAGTATCAGTATGATACTCAAGGCAATTGCTGCTCAGCCTCATTATCCGGACCTTCATTACTATCTGGGGACTCTCTATGCCGAGAAGGGAAATATGCCGGATGCTGTGGGAGAGTTTGAAAAGGCGCTGGCCATCAATCCCGATTACCCGGAATGCCGGGCTGCCTTGGCCATGGCCTATGAGAAGCAGGGCAAAAAAGAGCAGGCTGCTCTCCACTGGAATCTTTATCTCAAAGGCCATATACATACTGAAGGAGAAGAGGAGATGCAGCGTTACATAGGCCGTAACCTTGCCGGAGCAGGGGAGTGA
- a CDS encoding patatin-like phospholipase family protein, whose translation MAMKIALALGGGAARGLAHIGVLKVLEEERFQFDLLVGTSIGAIIGGLYALDPRADSLEKRVLEYLESEPFKKLRIDSFIREGAEESGNKPRKWLLPVIPTGLLEKGIFFSRSLTRLSFISPDVVRENSSYLFGEARFQESRIPLYLVATDIESGTEIILSQGLIREAVAASCAIPSILPPVCIGGRTLVDGGCISLVPIHASRQLGADLVIACNVGKSRLKPLHSLKSGLDVVMRSYDITLFSLRNNQLREADVLICPRVGEFNWADFSRARECIQEGEKAARQAIREIRKKKLWKRIRRLFLFSP comes from the coding sequence ATGGCTATGAAAATTGCATTGGCCCTGGGAGGTGGAGCTGCACGGGGGCTGGCCCATATCGGGGTTCTCAAGGTGCTGGAAGAGGAGAGGTTCCAATTCGACCTGCTTGTCGGTACCAGCATCGGTGCCATTATCGGCGGGCTCTATGCTCTGGACCCGAGGGCTGACAGTCTTGAGAAGAGAGTTTTGGAGTATCTCGAGAGCGAGCCGTTTAAAAAACTCCGGATAGATTCTTTTATCAGGGAGGGTGCAGAGGAGAGCGGGAACAAGCCCAGGAAATGGCTGCTGCCTGTCATCCCCACCGGCTTACTGGAAAAGGGTATTTTCTTCAGCCGGTCATTGACCAGGCTGTCGTTTATTTCTCCCGACGTTGTCCGGGAGAACAGCTCGTATCTTTTTGGTGAGGCCAGGTTTCAGGAGAGCCGTATACCCCTCTATCTGGTAGCCACGGATATCGAATCAGGCACGGAAATCATTTTAAGTCAGGGGCTTATCCGGGAAGCTGTCGCCGCCTCCTGTGCCATACCGTCAATCCTGCCGCCGGTCTGCATTGGCGGGAGAACCCTGGTTGACGGGGGCTGCATCAGTCTGGTTCCCATCCATGCGTCCCGCCAGTTGGGAGCTGATCTGGTCATAGCCTGCAACGTGGGCAAGAGCCGGTTGAAGCCCCTGCATTCTTTGAAGAGCGGGCTCGACGTGGTCATGCGCTCCTATGATATCACCCTGTTTTCCCTGCGGAATAACCAACTGCGGGAGGCTGATGTGCTGATCTGCCCAAGAGTGGGAGAGTTTAACTGGGCTGATTTTTCCCGGGCCAGAGAATGTATCCAGGAAGGAGAGAAGGCCGCCCGCCAGGCTATCCGTGAGATCAGGAAAAAAAAGCTGTGGAAGCGGATCCGCCGCCTTTTTCTTTTCAGCCCTTGA
- a CDS encoding FAD-dependent oxidoreductase yields MPALPSPESSDTIPLPPRRARVAAETDVLIVGGGPAGIGAALGAAMSGVKVVLAERYGFLGGSATAALVTIFMSYYTRRPRAEQPGSTTLLPTDHGGGEPVIEGVLKTLVNRMVERGGAIPPSPETGFVVPFDPEVLKLVTLELLDEAGVQFLLHSLATGVIGEGKLEGVVFETKSGPLAIKAKTVVDCTGDGDIAEKAGAPFQIGRAVDGSVQPMTLMFTMGEFNKNEFEGYVRRHPDQWHGVHGLRDLVQDATEAEDLELEREDVLFFATPHRREVSVNSTRVIKVLGTNVWDLTYAESEGRRQMGQIAAFLRRYVPGFEKAHIAQSGSTIGVRETRRIMGEYQLTIDDILTARKFDDVIARGSYPIDIHNPDGAGTTLKQLPPGEAYDIPLRCLIPRGTENLLVAGRCISGTHEAHSSYRVMPIAIATGQAAGVCAAIAARAGRAVRDIPTWVVQDELILQGANLGAGLESDAVVGDVMIHEEINEKPQVRTGEENALESGGKEICLVGSEKEIYPLDGDIRKVEADDILVEPDVDADKW; encoded by the coding sequence ATGCCTGCTCTTCCAAGCCCTGAAAGTTCCGATACCATCCCTTTGCCACCCCGGCGAGCCAGGGTTGCCGCTGAAACCGATGTCCTGATAGTTGGCGGTGGACCTGCCGGGATTGGTGCTGCCCTTGGGGCAGCCATGTCCGGGGTTAAAGTGGTTCTGGCAGAGCGATACGGCTTTCTCGGCGGCAGTGCCACCGCTGCTCTGGTCACGATTTTCATGTCCTATTATACTCGTCGGCCGCGAGCGGAGCAGCCCGGATCGACCACCCTCCTTCCAACAGATCATGGCGGAGGAGAACCAGTTATCGAGGGGGTTCTCAAAACGCTGGTAAACCGGATGGTCGAGCGGGGTGGAGCCATTCCTCCCTCTCCCGAAACCGGTTTTGTCGTACCGTTTGACCCGGAAGTATTGAAACTGGTCACCCTCGAATTACTCGATGAGGCCGGGGTACAGTTTCTGCTTCACTCACTGGCCACCGGCGTTATCGGCGAAGGCAAGCTGGAAGGTGTTGTTTTCGAGACGAAATCCGGTCCGCTAGCCATCAAGGCCAAGACTGTTGTAGACTGCACCGGTGATGGGGATATTGCCGAAAAGGCGGGAGCACCCTTTCAGATCGGGCGCGCTGTTGATGGATCGGTGCAGCCCATGACCCTGATGTTTACCATGGGTGAATTCAACAAAAATGAATTCGAGGGCTATGTGAGACGGCATCCGGATCAATGGCATGGTGTTCACGGGTTACGGGATCTGGTGCAGGATGCGACTGAGGCCGAAGACCTTGAGCTGGAACGGGAAGATGTCCTGTTCTTTGCCACCCCTCACCGGCGTGAGGTGAGCGTCAACAGCACGCGGGTAATCAAAGTGCTGGGTACGAATGTCTGGGATCTGACCTATGCGGAATCCGAAGGCCGACGGCAGATGGGCCAGATCGCCGCTTTTCTGCGCCGTTATGTTCCCGGATTTGAAAAGGCTCACATCGCCCAGAGCGGATCTACAATTGGCGTGCGGGAAACTCGCAGAATCATGGGAGAATATCAACTGACGATCGACGATATTCTGACAGCACGAAAGTTTGACGATGTCATTGCCCGGGGCTCCTACCCGATCGATATCCATAATCCGGACGGGGCTGGAACCACCTTGAAGCAGCTTCCCCCCGGCGAGGCATACGATATCCCGCTGCGCTGCCTTATTCCCCGGGGAACGGAAAACCTCCTGGTTGCCGGGCGATGTATCTCCGGGACGCATGAGGCGCACTCCTCCTACCGGGTCATGCCCATTGCCATAGCCACCGGCCAGGCAGCCGGGGTGTGCGCTGCCATCGCCGCCCGTGCAGGCAGGGCTGTACGGGACATCCCCACCTGGGTCGTGCAGGATGAGCTTATCCTCCAGGGAGCCAATCTGGGTGCTGGACTGGAGAGCGACGCTGTGGTGGGCGATGTGATGATACATGAGGAGATTAATGAGAAGCCTCAGGTGAGAACCGGTGAAGAGAACGCTCTGGAGTCCGGGGGGAAAGAGATATGCCTGGTAGGCAGCGAAAAAGAGATATACCCGCTCGACGGTGATATCAGAAAAGTTGAGGCAGATGATATTCTTGTTGAGCCAGACGTTGACGCAGATAAATGGTAA
- a CDS encoding NifB/NifX family molybdenum-iron cluster-binding protein, with translation MRTALAIWNGRVSPVFDVSRQILILDIENGTVIARNRQVLDDNDPLRRAGRLADMKVETLLCGAISRCLSNLLAAYGIRIIPFIAGEAEDVISAYLAGNLPNPAMAMPGCLRRCRRLQGR, from the coding sequence ATGAGAACAGCCCTGGCAATCTGGAATGGAAGGGTTTCGCCGGTTTTCGATGTATCCCGGCAGATCCTTATTTTGGACATCGAGAATGGAACCGTTATCGCCAGAAACAGGCAGGTACTGGATGACAATGATCCGCTTCGAAGGGCAGGCAGATTGGCTGACATGAAAGTGGAAACGCTGCTCTGCGGAGCCATTTCCCGATGTCTGTCCAACTTACTGGCAGCATACGGCATCCGGATAATACCGTTCATCGCCGGCGAAGCCGAGGATGTCATTTCGGCCTATCTTGCAGGTAATCTACCCAATCCGGCAATGGCTATGCCAGGCTGCCTGAGAAGGTGCAGGAGATTGCAGGGCAGGTAA
- a CDS encoding alpha-1,4-glucan--maltose-1-phosphate maltosyltransferase: MPDEGRKRVSIEGVKPEIDGGRFPIKRVAGEKVIVQADIFADGHDSISANLLYRKGAETDWQETPLQFLVNDRWQGEFVVDGPAVYFYTIEGWIDHFKTWQKDLRKKFEAGQDLRVDILIGIEHLESAAKRAPASEAARLLEFAGIFRNATDVQTVVLAALGRELGELMAQNPDKKLSTRYGRELEVVVDRKRALFSSWYERFPRSCSPQPDRPGTLRDCEQLIPEIAKMGFDVFYLPPIHPISETSRKGRNNSPNASPGDVGSPWAIGSKEGGHRAIHPQLGTMEDFERLLRRAESFGIEIAMDLAFQCGCDHPYVQEHPEWFRWRPDGTVQYAENPPKKYEDILPLNFETASWQMLWEELKGVVLFWIGKGVRIFRVDNPHTKPFPFWEWLIREIKRDYPDVIFLAEAFTRPKLMQRLAKLGFTQSYTYFTWRNSRHELTAYLEELTKTDMAEYFRPNFWPNTPDILPEHLQYGGRPAFIIRLVLAATLSSSYGVYGPAFELCVSEGLPGREEYANSEKYEIRYWGDLSRQAGNLRDYLRKINSIRRDNPALQTTRNLQFYETENEYLIAYGKATDDLSNIVLVVVNLDPFHIQSGWVKLPLSQFGIGPDQPYLVHDLISEIKYIWYGERNYIELNPNLLPAHILRIRKRLKRETDFDYFV; this comes from the coding sequence ATGCCTGATGAAGGAAGAAAAAGAGTCAGTATCGAGGGGGTCAAGCCGGAAATCGACGGCGGACGTTTTCCAATTAAAAGAGTTGCCGGAGAAAAGGTCATCGTGCAGGCGGATATCTTCGCCGATGGGCATGACTCGATTTCAGCCAATCTTTTATACCGCAAAGGAGCTGAAACCGACTGGCAGGAGACTCCCCTGCAATTCCTGGTCAATGACCGGTGGCAGGGAGAATTTGTGGTTGACGGTCCGGCTGTCTATTTCTACACGATCGAAGGCTGGATCGATCACTTCAAAACCTGGCAGAAAGACCTGAGAAAGAAATTCGAGGCCGGACAGGACTTACGGGTAGATATCCTCATCGGTATCGAACACCTTGAATCGGCCGCGAAGAGGGCTCCGGCGAGCGAAGCCGCAAGGCTCCTCGAATTTGCCGGTATTTTCAGAAACGCGACGGATGTTCAGACAGTGGTCTTGGCCGCTCTTGGCCGTGAGCTTGGCGAATTGATGGCCCAAAATCCCGACAAAAAATTGTCTACCCGCTACGGGCGGGAGCTCGAGGTTGTGGTCGATCGAAAGCGCGCTCTGTTCAGCTCCTGGTATGAGCGGTTTCCCCGCAGTTGTTCCCCGCAGCCTGATCGTCCGGGAACCTTGCGGGATTGTGAGCAGCTCATTCCGGAAATAGCCAAAATGGGCTTTGATGTTTTCTACCTTCCTCCCATTCATCCGATATCCGAAACCAGCCGCAAAGGCAGAAACAATTCGCCGAACGCCAGTCCAGGTGATGTCGGCAGCCCCTGGGCTATCGGATCAAAGGAAGGGGGGCATCGGGCGATTCACCCTCAGCTTGGGACGATGGAGGATTTTGAACGGCTGCTCAGGAGGGCTGAAAGCTTTGGAATAGAGATCGCCATGGATCTGGCCTTCCAGTGCGGCTGCGACCATCCTTACGTTCAGGAGCACCCTGAGTGGTTCAGATGGCGGCCTGACGGCACGGTTCAGTATGCCGAGAATCCTCCCAAAAAGTATGAGGATATCCTCCCGCTCAATTTTGAAACAGCCTCCTGGCAGATGCTCTGGGAGGAGCTGAAGGGGGTGGTGCTGTTCTGGATCGGGAAGGGAGTGCGGATCTTCCGGGTCGATAATCCCCATACCAAACCCTTTCCCTTTTGGGAGTGGCTGATCAGGGAAATTAAAAGGGATTACCCCGATGTTATTTTCCTGGCCGAGGCTTTCACCCGGCCAAAGCTCATGCAGCGCCTGGCCAAGCTTGGATTTACGCAAAGCTACACCTATTTCACCTGGAGAAACAGCCGGCATGAGTTGACCGCCTATCTCGAGGAACTGACTAAGACCGACATGGCCGAGTATTTCAGGCCGAACTTCTGGCCCAACACACCGGACATTCTCCCTGAGCACCTCCAGTATGGGGGAAGGCCGGCCTTTATCATCAGGCTTGTTCTGGCGGCAACCCTTTCTTCCAGCTATGGCGTCTACGGGCCTGCCTTTGAGCTGTGCGTGAGCGAGGGCCTGCCAGGCAGGGAAGAGTATGCGAACTCGGAAAAATACGAGATTAGATACTGGGGGGATTTGAGCCGGCAGGCGGGAAACCTGCGGGATTATCTGCGCAAGATCAACAGTATCAGGAGGGATAACCCGGCTCTGCAGACTACCCGGAACCTGCAATTTTACGAAACGGAGAACGAGTATCTCATTGCCTATGGGAAGGCCACCGATGACCTTTCCAATATCGTCCTGGTGGTGGTCAACCTCGACCCCTTCCATATCCAGTCCGGATGGGTAAAACTTCCCCTCTCCCAATTCGGCATAGGCCCGGACCAGCCATACCTGGTTCACGATCTGATCAGCGAGATCAAATATATCTGGTATGGCGAGAGAAATTATATAGAGCTTAATCCCAATCTTCTTCCTGCACATATTTTGAGAATCAGGAAGAGGCTGAAAAGAGAAACCGACTTCGATTATTTCGTGTGA
- a CDS encoding DUF1232 domain-containing protein, giving the protein MIIWGEEQKLLENPFGLQLLNPLHLFRLLWHLPDFLKLFYRLFLDSRVPVYLKLFLAGIFLYIISPIDLIPGFLIPVIGGIDDIIVLILGLRMFLSWSPPEAVREQVARIDREKRLKNQK; this is encoded by the coding sequence GTGATCATATGGGGAGAGGAGCAAAAATTGCTGGAAAATCCCTTTGGTTTACAACTGCTTAATCCCTTGCACCTCTTCCGGCTTCTCTGGCATCTGCCGGATTTTCTCAAGCTCTTTTACCGCCTGTTTCTGGATAGCCGGGTCCCTGTGTATCTGAAATTATTCCTGGCAGGGATTTTCCTGTATATCATCAGCCCTATCGATTTGATACCGGGTTTTCTCATACCCGTGATCGGGGGGATTGATGACATTATTGTACTGATCCTTGGCTTACGAATGTTTTTGTCCTGGTCGCCGCCAGAGGCAGTGCGGGAGCAGGTAGCCCGCATTGACCGGGAAAAGCGGCTCAAAAACCAGAAATAA
- a CDS encoding sigma 54-interacting transcriptional regulator has protein sequence MRKLHEKSKITIQQSTSNPTEIILESISDGVFTVDSSWRITSFNRAAEEIMGIDREEAIGRLCSEVFRSSMCEVDCALRCTLETGIPIINRSAFIVDAGGRRIPISLSTALLRNERGQVIGGAETFRDLSLVEELRKELEGRFQAGDLVSRSTSMRRIFDVLPQVSASDSTVLIQGETGSGKELLARTLHNLSPRRNNPFVAINCGALPDTLLESELFGYKAGAFTGADKDKPGRFALAEGGTLFLDEIAEVSQALQIRLLRVLQERVYEPLGGTASVKANVRVIAATNRNLAAQVKKGAFRQDLYYRINVVRMDLPPLRKRKEDIPLLVEHFVSRFNRTQGKSIPGVSPQVMAFLMAHDYPGNIRELENIIEYAFVLCDQDRIELCHLPDEFIARDPLPSSAGEITTAIRTVEAQAIREALQRNRFNRLAAARELGMHKSTLFRKIKALGIILPEKDGRHRFEQ, from the coding sequence ATGAGAAAGCTGCATGAAAAGAGCAAAATAACGATACAACAGAGTACTTCCAACCCGACTGAAATCATCCTGGAGAGTATTTCCGACGGGGTATTTACCGTGGACAGTAGCTGGCGGATTACCTCCTTCAACCGTGCCGCGGAGGAAATCATGGGGATTGACCGCGAGGAAGCCATCGGCAGGCTGTGCTCGGAGGTCTTTCGCTCCAGCATGTGCGAAGTGGATTGTGCCCTGCGATGCACCCTGGAAACGGGAATTCCGATCATCAACAGGTCCGCCTTTATCGTTGATGCCGGAGGAAGGCGCATTCCCATCAGTCTGTCTACGGCTCTTTTGCGAAACGAAAGGGGGCAGGTAATCGGTGGTGCGGAAACCTTCCGTGACCTGAGCCTGGTCGAGGAGCTTCGCAAAGAACTGGAAGGCCGCTTCCAGGCGGGTGACCTGGTGAGCCGCAGCACCTCGATGCGCAGGATATTCGATGTCCTGCCCCAGGTGTCGGCAAGTGACAGTACCGTCCTCATTCAGGGAGAGACAGGGTCCGGCAAGGAGCTTCTGGCCCGCACGCTGCACAATCTCAGCCCCCGGCGCAATAACCCCTTCGTGGCCATCAATTGCGGTGCGCTGCCCGATACCCTTCTGGAATCGGAGCTCTTTGGCTACAAGGCAGGTGCTTTCACCGGAGCGGATAAAGATAAACCAGGCCGTTTTGCCCTGGCCGAAGGGGGGACGCTCTTTCTGGATGAAATCGCCGAGGTGAGTCAGGCTTTGCAGATCCGGCTGCTGCGGGTATTGCAGGAAAGAGTCTATGAACCCCTCGGTGGTACGGCATCCGTAAAAGCCAATGTCCGGGTGATCGCCGCCACCAACCGCAACCTTGCCGCACAGGTCAAGAAAGGTGCTTTCCGGCAGGATCTGTACTATCGGATCAACGTGGTCAGGATGGATCTTCCTCCCTTGCGAAAACGCAAAGAGGATATCCCTCTTCTGGTGGAGCATTTCGTATCGCGATTCAACCGCACGCAGGGTAAATCCATCCCCGGCGTCAGCCCGCAGGTAATGGCCTTTCTTATGGCCCACGACTATCCCGGCAATATCCGCGAACTGGAAAATATCATCGAATATGCCTTTGTTCTCTGCGATCAGGACCGGATCGAGCTCTGCCATCTCCCGGATGAATTCATCGCCCGCGATCCCCTGCCTTCCAGTGCGGGCGAAATAACTACCGCTATCCGGACGGTCGAAGCCCAGGCAATCCGGGAAGCTCTCCAGCGAAACCGCTTTAACCGTCTGGCGGCAGCGCGTGAGCTGGGTATGCACAAGAGCACCCTGTTTCGCAAGATCAAGGCGCTCGGCATTATCCTTCCTGAAAAAGATGGACGCCATCGCTTCGAGCAGTAG